The Tripterygium wilfordii isolate XIE 37 chromosome 4, ASM1340144v1, whole genome shotgun sequence genome has a window encoding:
- the LOC119996247 gene encoding 2Fe-2S ferredoxin-like isoform X2: MLISRLSRVGFPIIGALSRGISAHVCRTGCAGSTYCQRHWPETWWFQGAIYQRNRYCSTTAASADSADKGEQQEISVTFVDKDGEEKHIKVPVGMSMLEAAHQNDIELEGACEGSLACSTCHVIVMDIEYYNKLEEPTDEENDMLDLAFGLTETSRLGCQVIAKPELDGVRLAIPAATRNFAVDGYVPKPH, from the exons ATGCTAATTTCTAGACTTTCGAGAGTTGGATTTCCAATAATCGGAGCTCTTTCAAGAG GCATTTCTGCACATGTATGTAGAACAGGATGTGCCGGAAGCACCTATTGTCAGAGACATTGG CCTGAAACGTGGTGGTTCCAAGGTGCCATATATCAGAGGAATCGCTATTGTTCCACTACAGCAGCCAGTGCTGACTCTGCAGATAAAGGAGAACAGCAAGA GATATCTGTGACATTTGTCGACAAGGATGGAGAGGAAAAACACATTAAGGTCCCAGTTGGAATGTCTATGTTAGAAGCTGCACATCAAAATGATATAGAACTTGAAG GAGCATGTGAAGGCTCACTTGCTTGTTCAACATGCCATGTAATTGTTATG GACATTGAGTACTACAATAAATTAGAAGAACCAACTGATGAGGAGAACGATATGTTGGATCTTGCTTTTGGGCTTACAGAAAC ATCTCGTCTGGGTTGCCAAGTGATTGCAAAACCTGAACTTGATGGGGTTCGCTTGGCCATTCCCGCCGCCACTCGAAATTTTGCTGTTGATGGGTACGTTCCAAAACCACACTAG
- the LOC119996247 gene encoding 2Fe-2S ferredoxin-like isoform X3, translating into MLISRLSRVGFPIIGALSRGISAHVCRTGCAGSTYCQRHWHELQPETWWFQGAIYQRNRYCSTTAASADSADKGEQQEISVTFVDKDGEEKHIKVPVGMSMLEAAHQNDIELEGACEGSLACSTCHVIVMDIEYYNKLEEPTDEENDMLDLAFGLTET; encoded by the exons ATGCTAATTTCTAGACTTTCGAGAGTTGGATTTCCAATAATCGGAGCTCTTTCAAGAG GCATTTCTGCACATGTATGTAGAACAGGATGTGCCGGAAGCACCTATTGTCAGAGACATTGG CATGAATTGCAGCCTGAAACGTGGTGGTTCCAAGGTGCCATATATCAGAGGAATCGCTATTGTTCCACTACAGCAGCCAGTGCTGACTCTGCAGATAAAGGAGAACAGCAAGA GATATCTGTGACATTTGTCGACAAGGATGGAGAGGAAAAACACATTAAGGTCCCAGTTGGAATGTCTATGTTAGAAGCTGCACATCAAAATGATATAGAACTTGAAG GAGCATGTGAAGGCTCACTTGCTTGTTCAACATGCCATGTAATTGTTATG GACATTGAGTACTACAATAAATTAGAAGAACCAACTGATGAGGAGAACGATATGTTGGATCTTGCTTTTGGGCTTACAGAAACGTGA
- the LOC119996247 gene encoding 2Fe-2S ferredoxin-like isoform X1, with product MLISRLSRVGFPIIGALSRGISAHVCRTGCAGSTYCQRHWHELQPETWWFQGAIYQRNRYCSTTAASADSADKGEQQEISVTFVDKDGEEKHIKVPVGMSMLEAAHQNDIELEGACEGSLACSTCHVIVMDIEYYNKLEEPTDEENDMLDLAFGLTETSRLGCQVIAKPELDGVRLAIPAATRNFAVDGYVPKPH from the exons ATGCTAATTTCTAGACTTTCGAGAGTTGGATTTCCAATAATCGGAGCTCTTTCAAGAG GCATTTCTGCACATGTATGTAGAACAGGATGTGCCGGAAGCACCTATTGTCAGAGACATTGG CATGAATTGCAGCCTGAAACGTGGTGGTTCCAAGGTGCCATATATCAGAGGAATCGCTATTGTTCCACTACAGCAGCCAGTGCTGACTCTGCAGATAAAGGAGAACAGCAAGA GATATCTGTGACATTTGTCGACAAGGATGGAGAGGAAAAACACATTAAGGTCCCAGTTGGAATGTCTATGTTAGAAGCTGCACATCAAAATGATATAGAACTTGAAG GAGCATGTGAAGGCTCACTTGCTTGTTCAACATGCCATGTAATTGTTATG GACATTGAGTACTACAATAAATTAGAAGAACCAACTGATGAGGAGAACGATATGTTGGATCTTGCTTTTGGGCTTACAGAAAC ATCTCGTCTGGGTTGCCAAGTGATTGCAAAACCTGAACTTGATGGGGTTCGCTTGGCCATTCCCGCCGCCACTCGAAATTTTGCTGTTGATGGGTACGTTCCAAAACCACACTAG